The Vicia villosa cultivar HV-30 ecotype Madison, WI linkage group LG1, Vvil1.0, whole genome shotgun sequence genome includes a region encoding these proteins:
- the LOC131616794 gene encoding dehydration-responsive element-binding protein 2C-like, which yields MKKESELKKPRSRRKGGPENALCNYRGVRQRTWGKWVAEIREPKGGARLWLGTFNTCIEAALAYDDAAKRLYGESARLNLAPPKGASTTTSIEVSNDNNCSEEISNDKNNEVLWEIPWSTSDFAVEDFMELNDSVLAEGLKDWDPSLLEI from the coding sequence ATGAAAAAGGAATCGGAATTGAAAAAACCACGATCAAGACGAAAAGGAGGACCAGAGAATGCATTATGTAACTACAGAGGTGTGAGACAAAGGACTTGGGGAAAATGGGTTGCGGAAATAAGAGAACCTAAGGGTGGTGCTAGGCTTTGGCTAGGAACATTCAACACTTGTATTGAAGCAGCACTTGCTTATGATGATGCTGCAAAAAGGCTCTATGGTGAATCTGCTAGGCTCAATTTGGCACCACCAAAGGGTGCTTCTACAACAACAAGTATAGAGGTTTCAAATGATAACAACTGTAGTGAAGAGATTTCAAATGATAAGAATAATGAGGTGTTGTGGGAGATTCCATGGAGTACTAGTGATTTTGCTGTGGAAGATTTTATGGAATTGAATGATAGTGTACTGGCTGAAGGGCTTAAGGATTGGGATCCATCATTACTAGAGATTTAA